In the genome of Balneolaceae bacterium, the window GGTCATTGTTTTGAGCATCAATAGTTGAAAACGGATAGAATCCGAGAAGAGCGATCAGGGTTATGGTTATTTTTTTCATAGGTATAGATTTATTTCTAATTGAATTTCTTTAATCGGAAAATATCCGACGTGAGGCGTATGCCTTTGCCACTTTAAATGCACTACCTCGGGGCAGAAACTACGAGGTATCGATCAAAAAGCCATAGTTGATCTTTATGCAGTTCAATATATGGGCCATTGTTACCTTGGTTTTCAATATATCTTTGAATCATTTCCTGGTTTCCGTACTGGCCAACCGTTTTTGCATAAAATCCGCTTGTCCAAAAATTCCCTCCCCACAATCGCCCCTTGACCATCGGATGACGACGAAAAATCTCTTTCGCCCTGATACTTTTCACCGATCCCACGATCTTGGACACACTCATTTTTGGCACACTCTGAATCAAAAAATGAACATGATCCCCTTCGTAACCAATCTCCACAAAGTGTATTGCGTAGCGCTCAGATAGTTCAATACAAATCTGTTTCAAACTCTCCCCAACTTCCTCACTAATCACCGATCTACGATACTTGATCGGAAATACCATATGATACATCAGAAGAGTTTAATTATGAGGTTTATATATATGATTATCTTCCATACAGGAAAACTACACTCTTGCAAAGTGTATCGGAAACCTAAGGTTTTCAAACTTTACTCTTTACTTAAAAAGGCAGTAAATGTCGATAAAACAAATTTTGAATACTTGCTGAAAATTGCTAAGGTTTACGCGAATGTAAACAACCAAGAAAAAACAGGCTTTAAAAATGCCAATGATGTCAGTTTGAAGTACCGGATGATGTTAATGCTGGTAAAAGTCATACAGCAATACTTTGCTAAAGGTTTTTCTATTCTTTTAAGAAATTTTAAACAACGGTATTTTTTTAGTAATCCACATGTTTTTTTTAAACTTGTATATTTGAACCCTTTATTCTGATTAAAATGAAACTTACCACAACTTTTTCCCGAAATATTATTTTCCTGTTTTCAGTTTTTATTATTTCCCAATTTTCAACATCCTGTACGAATGAAAAGCATATTGGTGTTGAGGCTGTACCATCAAATAATGCTGAAATACTATTTGACGGAAGCCGAGAAATGCTTGATGAAAAATGGATCTACTGGGAAGGCCCACGATTTTCTTCTGAAATGCCCATTAAATGGGAAATTGTTGAAGATCCAGTTGATGACGGAACAGTTGTAAGCAGCAATGACCCTACTGCAGAAGGTGGATTATACGGAACAGCCGATATTGTCACCAAAGAAAAATATCGTGATTTCCGGCTTCATGTTGAGTTTCTCATAAATGAAACAGGAGGCAATAGCGGCGTTTACTTGCAAAATCGTTACGAAATTCAGGTGTTAGACGGGGATACAACACAACACGGAATGGGTGCAGTAATCAACGAAACTCCCTCACCTTATCATGCATATGACGGGGTTGGAAAATGGAATGCTTACGATATTAAATTCAGGGCAGCCCGGTTCGAAAATGAAGAACGCTCGGAAAAAGCCTTGGTTTCCATGTATTTTAATGGAGAAAAGGTGCATGTAAATGTTCCCATTAATCAGGTTTGGGGCGGTCCGAATTCAGGTCTTGATGGTGGAAATGATGGTGGCAAAGGTATAACTGACCGACCGGGAGGCATAAAACTTCAGGCGGAAGGCTACGATGTACATTACCGAAACATCTGGATAGAAGAACTTAATCTGGAAGAACCGGATACAGATTTCTGAACATAGGTTACTCTGATCCTTGCAAAAACCATTATTATGAAGCTAGGAGTCTGTCGGACTTCTCCTCTAAGTTTTTGTTGAATTGGTAATTTTTAAAATTTCCTCTAAGTCCAATAAAAACAATGGGTGGATTTTCAAAGCTCGACAGGCTTCTAGACCGGAGGTAACAAGATCTGTTGAATACTCTAATCATTTAAAAATAAATCACTCCACTCTTTTGGCTCCCCCTCTCTAAAAATCATCGTAAATTGCAGATAAAACCGGTACTTTCAATGGCCTCTTTATTTGCTATCTGCAAATTGGGCCGAATCGAAGTCGAGAAAAAGTACAGGTTATTTGATTTAATTATAGAAGTGGAGTGGAAAGTTCGACTGGATGCAAATAACAACAAATACATTTGGTCGATTGAAGATCAGACAGACCCTTACTCAGGAATGAAGAGGTGTAGAGATCAAAAATAATACGGCACTGTTGTTGTATGATACGAGTAGCCCAATTACTCTCACATCCTCCTGCCCCCTGTTGCTTATCCAGTGTGTTTTTAAAGGAGTTGTACAAATCCACTAACATCCAAAGTGTACGAGCCTCTCGACTGAGTTTTTGCCGGAATGTCGTCACATTTTGGATCAACAAACCCATCAGGAAGATCCAAAAGATCGTCAATATGGTCGCCTGCTTGGTAAAATTGGTTGTGAATAAGAGCAGCGGCTTTTAGGTCAATTGTAGGAAGTGAATCAGGAAGCACAGGAACACGTTTTTTGCTATAAGATACTCTCATTTAGTCGCGTCATAATAGGACGACCACCAGCCACGTTATAACCAAAAGCAAACTCGTAAAAAACACCTTATCTATCATAAAATCATAAGCATTTGAATGAGTCTGCTTATCTGATAAAGGCACACGTATCTCTATCAATGCATCCAACATTTCTGGATATTCATAAGCTTATAAAACATTACGCTAGTGTAACTACCACTTAATTCGTTAAGTATTCTTCACCATAGGTCCAGTTGAACGGTTTGGCGCTGGTTTCGTTATACTCCCTAATGTAGCTCATCAACTGATCGACCAGATCTTTTTTGGAATGCCAAACTCCATCTTTGAGTATTTTCCGGCTCATAATGCTAAACCAGATTTCAATCTGATTGAGCCACGAGGAGTAGGTGGGGGTAAAATGAAGGTGAAATTTTCTTTTTTTAGCCAGCCACTCCTTGACAGCCTTGTTTTTGTGGATTGACAAATTATCCAAAATAATATGGATCTGAACATTGCGGTATTTGCGGTCCAGGTGTTTGAGAAATTTCAGAAAATTTTCGGAGTTGTTGCGGTCGATCTGCCGTGCGGTGATTTCTCCTGTGTGCACGGCAAGAGCGGCCATCAGGTTTACGGTACCATTGCGTTTGTACGTAGTGGTAAGCCTGCGAGGGTTCCCTGTCCGTAAAGGCAGCTCCGGCTGGGTACGATCCAGGGCCTGAATCTGGGTTTTCTCATCTACCGATAGCACCAATGCGTGTTCAGGGGGATTCAGATACAGACCAACAATATCAATCATCTTGGATTCAAATTCCGGATCCGGGCTTTTCCCGCACCAATAGTCGGTTTTGTGTGGCTTGAGGTCAGCCTCTCGCAGGATCTGTGAAACCCAGCTCTGGCTCATCTGGCACATTTCGGCAATCTGGTGTTGGCTGTAGCGCGGCGTTCGGCTTTCGGTGCGCTGGCAGGCCAGGTGGATCACCCGGTTGCGGTCTGCCTCCGTAAAGATCGATGGTGTGCCGGGGCGCTGGGCATCGACCAACCCTGCGAGTCCATCCCGTTCAAACCGCTTGCGCCATTTGGCAATGGAAGGTTCACTGATCCGATTCTTTTTGCTGGATTCTTTATAGGTCAATCCACCGAGCCAGTCTAAAATAATCTGAGCGCGCAGGCTCAGGCGCCGTTCTATCTTATGAGATCGTGCGTAGGTAATGAGTTGGCCTTTAACTTTATCTGAGACCGTGATTGTCGTACGTTTAGCCATCGGTTTTTCTTCTCAAGATACGGAATCAGTAAATATTTCACTTAACTTATTTAACAGTAGCTACACTAGTGTCACTACCACTTAATTCGTAATGTATTCTTTTCCATAAGTCCAGTTGAACGGTTTTGCATTGTTCTGGTTATAGTCTTTGATGTAGCTCATCAGTTGATCAACGAGCTCTCGTTGAGAGTGCCACACCCCATCTTTGAGTATTTTACGGCTCATGATGCTAAACCAAATCTCGATCTGATTGAGCCATGACGAATAGGTTGGGGTAAAATGAACATGGATTTTTCGTTTTTTAGCCAGCCATCAAGTACGATCCCGTCCATACCAACCAATTAAGCATGATTTAGAATCGAACTCAGGTTGGTAGTAACACAAAACTACCGATAACTGTTGTTTTTAGAAATTCTTTTCTTGTTATTGAATCCATAATTTGTCAATCTTTGTTACGATTTAAATGAATAAAGGCGAGCAGGATTATCATAAAATATTTTATCGTAATACTCACCGAGTCCCATCTGTTCCAAATCATCCCTAAATGTAGTCAGCAGAAAATCAAGGCCTGGATCTCCGCCATATGATTTCCAGTAGGTGTGTTTGGCGGCATCCATTCCCATCGTGATCTGATCCGGAAATTCCGTCAATAACGCCTCCAACAGGGTATACGTCCAGTTCTCCTCGCCTTTTATGGCCCACCGGAAGGCACTATCGTACTCCACGCAAACTCCGCTTTGCAGAACCTCCCGGTTATACTCGATATCCTTATACCTGTCTACATGAGAGAGTACCACATGAGAGAGATCAGCTCCCAACTTGTCAAATAGATGAACCTGTTCGAGTGCCCTCTTGCCGTCATTGGTATGCGTTAGTATGGGAGCACCCGTACGTTTGTGAGCTTCAACCACGGCCCGGAAAATCTTTTCTTGGTGAGGAGTAATAGGCTCATCACCGGTGGCCAATTTGATCATCCCGGCTTTATGGCTGCTCCGTTCCACAATCGGTCCCCCGTAGTCGTGAATATCAATCCCCTTTGTGATATCATCTACAAACAGTTGAGTAAGCTGCTCTTCGGTGTAGTGATATCGCCAGTGGTTGGGCAAATAATATTTTTCAAGGTGAATACCGGTGGGTGCTATAATCTGTACACCTGAGCGCCGGGATACTTCGGCAAGTTTTTTGATATTCCGGCCTGCGTTTGCCGGCATGGTATCAACCATCGTTCGGCCACCAAGCTGGTAGAATCTCGTCAGCTCCTCCGTTACCTTCTCTACATCGTTCAGCAAAAGCAGTTCGTTTTCAAGCGTCGGATAACTTTCTTCAATGATGATATGCTCATGGGAGTACGTAAGCCCCATCTCATCGGGGGTGATATCTCCAAGTATGGTTCGTACAAAGCTCATTATTCCACCCGGTTATTTTTCCATCCATGTTTGCTGATATCAGCTTCCCGTCCGGGCATCTCCAGAATTGCACCCAGTTCTTTCAGGTGTTTTCTTAATTTTTGAGCATCAATGCTGCCTGACCCCGTATCGGTATCCAAAGAAAGTGAACATGCTGTTCCGGCTGCCTGACCCATTCCCATCGTTTGTGCCATCGACCGGCATGAAGCATGGGCATCGTGGGTGGCGGAAAAGCAACGACCGGCTACCCATGAATTTTTACTTCCTCGTGGCACCAGTGTACGATACGGAACGCCATACACCCCGCCATCCGGAATATACTCCCAGCGGGTCTCCTCCTCGCCTTCAGCTTCTTTCCGGTGGTCTTCGAGCGGGGCTCCACAGAGCAGCACAGTGTCATCAGTCATTTTTCGTGCCATACAGTCCTCCCGCGTAAGCCGATATTCCCCGTATACCCGCCGCGTTTCACGCACACCAATATGATGAGAGAGACCAATAATTTTGGCGTCTTCATAACCCGGTACTTCATCCCTAAAGAATTTTTCGTAGATAAAGGCCTGTTTACGCCCTTCAATTTCTGCATCAGTGAGTTCACCGAGCTGCAGGGGCATCATATCCGATACCTTGACTGCCACTGTGGAGATGCATCCGGTCTGCACCATCTCGTGGGCCGATCCCTTCTTGCGGGGCAATGGGTGTATCCCCTGCACGACAGCTTCTTCCATTTTCTGTTTCATCATCTGTTTGCCACCGGCTTTCCTGAACTTTTCAAGATCCACATTTGCCATCCGGAAAGTGGTCGTCATACTCTGGGCAGGTTCCTTTTCGCCGGCAATTTCGTATGGGAAATCGGCCATGTGACAAAAATCGGCATCCCCGGAGCAATCGATGATCCGCCTGGCCCTGATTTTGTGAAACCCGCTTTTGTGCCAAACCACACAGATCGTTTCATCACCGGTTGATTTTTCCACATCTACCAACATGGTGTGCAGATGTACATTCACCCCGGCCTGCAGCATCTGGTGATCCCATATCCACTTTAACCGTTCGGGATTATAGGTGACGCCGGTTCCGGCTCCGTAGGTATTGGGACGCAAGAAAACATCATCTGTCTCGTCAAGTAAATTTACAATTCGATCCGGAATTCCTGAAACGATTTTTTTCGGGGCATCACCTGGCGTAAAGAAACCGTAAAAGGTATCCAGCATTTGTGTGGAAGTACCCCCGAGATAACCGTAACGCTCAATGAGCATTACATTGTGATTTCCATTTTCAACCGCAGCCAGGGCGGCCAGGCTTCCCGCAGAACCTCCGCCAATTACCAATATATCGACCTCCGCCATAACCGGGATGTTGCTGTAGTTTAATATGTCCATCGGATGTTTTTGATTTGAAGTGATACCGTTTATTAATTATGCGTCTACTAATGTTGTATCAGGTTTAAAACTACGGACAAGAAAGACTTCCGAAGTCTGTCCGAGTGTTTTTAAAAATTTACATTTTGGATAGAAGTACAAAACTTCGATATCAAATGTAAAGACTTCGGAAGTCTTTGATACCTCGTTATTCTATGATTGACATAACACTTAGATACAGCCTAAAGAAAATGACTATCTCATTAGGGACTTATTTTTTACATATTAATTTATGTTTGATGACTTTGCTTAGATCCCACATTTTCATAAAGCTTAGCCAGGCGGTGGGCGTGTTCGTCGTAGGCACTTTCAAATAACTCTCGCGAACATTCCTCCCCAACAACGCTTCCGCCGGTCAGAACTTTTGGTGGCTGCCCCGCATCCGTTAAATGTTGAGCTACCTCCGCCTTAATACAATTGACAAGCAACGCCCCTCCCACAGTAGAACCCGGAGCAACAGGTGTCTCCAGGTTTGGAATTTTAACCATCGCATCGCCTTTCGGAGCCCCCGTATCAAGCACAAGATCAGCAAAGTCGTGCAGCTTCTTCCCATCCTCACGCTTGCTGGCACTGACCGCCGCGCTTGATTTTGTGGTTAATGCCACTACTTTTATGCCCTGTTTTTGAAAGAGTTCAGCCATCTCCACGGAGACGACACTGGTACCGCTCGAGGAGATTACGATTGCGGAATCATGCACACTGAGATCAAAATTTCGCAAAATTCGGGCAGCCAGTCCTGATACATTTTCAAGAAACATCGCCTGGCGCTGACCATTAGCGCCCACCACAAGATTATGGAATGAAAGTGACAGCTCAACGATAGGATTAAAACCGGGAAATGAACCGTACCGGGGCCACATCTCCTCTACCATAATACGGCTGTGTCCGGATCCGAATACGTGCACCATCCGACCCTTTAAAATAGTGTCTGAAAACCACCGTGCGGCTTTCTGAATCTCTTCTTTTTGTTTTTGAACCGTTTCAACAATCTGTTTACTCTTTTCGATATATTGGCTAATCGGATCCATTTATACGTTTTATGATTAAAAAAATGTGATTATACTTTGTAAATAGAAAAAGCTGCTGCACCGATGGCACCGGCAAAAGGTCCTAACGTTGCTTTTTTAACAGGGGTTTTTCGTCCGCCTGGTTTCCATTCATACAGGTCCAGAAATTGCCTCAATGGATCGAAAAGATACTCTCCCGCCCGGGTAACTCCACCTCCCAAGACAACCAGGTCCGGGGAAAACGCATTAATCAGTGATGATATGCCCACCGACAGATCGCGTACCGATTTCAGCCACAGGTAGCTGGCTAAATAATCTCCCTCTTTATAAGCATCGACCAGTTGCCGAGTAGACTCGAATCGCCCCAGTGACCTTTTATAAATGGTGGCATTCCCAATGGCATCTTCCAGGCTGCCCGGAATACCGGTAATATCGGGCGACCCTTGCGAATCAACTGTGATATGCCCCAAATGTCCGGCTCGCTGAAAATTTCCCTGATACAACTTGCCATTGATCATAACGCCTCCGCCCACCCCGGTTCCGAGGGTCAGCATAACGACATTTTCAGCCCCTGCTGCTGAACCAAATTTGGCTTCCGCCATGAGGGCTGAATGGGCATCGTTGAGCACTTTTACAGATACTTGTTGTTCGCTGAAGAGCTGAGACCAACTGAAGTTTTCGAGTCCCTGCAACCGCCCCGGCATATAGACAATACTATTATTTTGGGAGTCGGGAATCCCCGGTGCCGCCAGTCCAATAGACGTAACTTTCTGTTCACTTTCTTCCATAAATGATCGAACCGTCTCAAGAATGGCTTTTTTCCATATCCTTCCCGGCTCATGATTTGGATCTGTTTGATCGTGAGTTTCCCGCTCCTCTTTTTGCACAATGAGTCCATCTTCATCCACCAGTACCCCTTTGATGTTGGTCGCACCCAGATCTATCCCTATGGCATATCTTTTATCGGACATACATTTATCCTTTGAACTGGCCTTCGCTTATACTCCATCCCCCGTCAACAGCCAGTAC includes:
- a CDS encoding IS630 family transposase → MAKRTTITVSDKVKGQLITYARSHKIERRLSLRAQIILDWLGGLTYKESSKKNRISEPSIAKWRKRFERDGLAGLVDAQRPGTPSIFTEADRNRVIHLACQRTESRTPRYSQHQIAEMCQMSQSWVSQILREADLKPHKTDYWCGKSPDPEFESKMIDIVGLYLNPPEHALVLSVDEKTQIQALDRTQPELPLRTGNPRRLTTTYKRNGTVNLMAALAVHTGEITARQIDRNNSENFLKFLKHLDRKYRNVQIHIILDNLSIHKNKAVKEWLAKKRKFHLHFTPTYSSWLNQIEIWFSIMSRKILKDGVWHSKKDLVDQLMSYIREYNETSAKPFNWTYGEEYLTN
- a CDS encoding SIS domain-containing protein, with translation MDPISQYIEKSKQIVETVQKQKEEIQKAARWFSDTILKGRMVHVFGSGHSRIMVEEMWPRYGSFPGFNPIVELSLSFHNLVVGANGQRQAMFLENVSGLAARILRNFDLSVHDSAIVISSSGTSVVSVEMAELFQKQGIKVVALTTKSSAAVSASKREDGKKLHDFADLVLDTGAPKGDAMVKIPNLETPVAPGSTVGGALLVNCIKAEVAQHLTDAGQPPKVLTGGSVVGEECSRELFESAYDEHAHRLAKLYENVGSKQSHQT
- a CDS encoding DUF1080 domain-containing protein, translated to MKLTTTFSRNIIFLFSVFIISQFSTSCTNEKHIGVEAVPSNNAEILFDGSREMLDEKWIYWEGPRFSSEMPIKWEIVEDPVDDGTVVSSNDPTAEGGLYGTADIVTKEKYRDFRLHVEFLINETGGNSGVYLQNRYEIQVLDGDTTQHGMGAVINETPSPYHAYDGVGKWNAYDIKFRAARFENEERSEKALVSMYFNGEKVHVNVPINQVWGGPNSGLDGGNDGGKGITDRPGGIKLQAEGYDVHYRNIWIEELNLEEPDTDF
- the tnpA gene encoding IS200/IS605 family transposase; this translates as MYHMVFPIKYRRSVISEEVGESLKQICIELSERYAIHFVEIGYEGDHVHFLIQSVPKMSVSKIVGSVKSIRAKEIFRRHPMVKGRLWGGNFWTSGFYAKTVGQYGNQEMIQRYIENQGNNGPYIELHKDQLWLFDRYLVVSAPR
- a CDS encoding transposase — its product is MAKKRKIHVHFTPTYSSWLNQIEIWFSIMSRKILKDGVWHSQRELVDQLMSYIKDYNQNNAKPFNWTYGKEYITN
- a CDS encoding FAD-dependent oxidoreductase → MDILNYSNIPVMAEVDILVIGGGSAGSLAALAAVENGNHNVMLIERYGYLGGTSTQMLDTFYGFFTPGDAPKKIVSGIPDRIVNLLDETDDVFLRPNTYGAGTGVTYNPERLKWIWDHQMLQAGVNVHLHTMLVDVEKSTGDETICVVWHKSGFHKIRARRIIDCSGDADFCHMADFPYEIAGEKEPAQSMTTTFRMANVDLEKFRKAGGKQMMKQKMEEAVVQGIHPLPRKKGSAHEMVQTGCISTVAVKVSDMMPLQLGELTDAEIEGRKQAFIYEKFFRDEVPGYEDAKIIGLSHHIGVRETRRVYGEYRLTREDCMARKMTDDTVLLCGAPLEDHRKEAEGEEETRWEYIPDGGVYGVPYRTLVPRGSKNSWVAGRCFSATHDAHASCRSMAQTMGMGQAAGTACSLSLDTDTGSGSIDAQKLRKHLKELGAILEMPGREADISKHGWKNNRVE
- a CDS encoding ROK family protein; its protein translation is MSDKRYAIGIDLGATNIKGVLVDEDGLIVQKEERETHDQTDPNHEPGRIWKKAILETVRSFMEESEQKVTSIGLAAPGIPDSQNNSIVYMPGRLQGLENFSWSQLFSEQQVSVKVLNDAHSALMAEAKFGSAAGAENVVMLTLGTGVGGGVMINGKLYQGNFQRAGHLGHITVDSQGSPDITGIPGSLEDAIGNATIYKRSLGRFESTRQLVDAYKEGDYLASYLWLKSVRDLSVGISSLINAFSPDLVVLGGGVTRAGEYLFDPLRQFLDLYEWKPGGRKTPVKKATLGPFAGAIGAAAFSIYKV